The Terriglobus tenax genome contains a region encoding:
- a CDS encoding DUF4435 domain-containing protein, which produces MSRTVKPQHAALLLEGRKDNKIFSNFIDWDKCAPYVLSGRDNVLEALALARANQVPGVVAIVDRDSDHIYNRRIDDPCVAVTDKRDLEGMLIASPALEKVFGEHEVRPTFDLRQTIANGACHLGYMRALCHANGWHVDFKRIRYNSFFDPRTGVVSNNLVASTVLGSAENVGFGRSPLEIDELIRGISDASHDPLLVSQGHDMAAVAAEILKFYTGRRDITARDMESFLRLAFETEHFRTTSLFAALCEWQETNKNFIVLKLGCPVIRT; this is translated from the coding sequence ATGAGCCGTACTGTAAAGCCACAGCACGCGGCTCTCCTTCTGGAAGGTCGCAAAGACAACAAGATTTTTAGTAATTTTATTGACTGGGATAAATGTGCTCCGTATGTGCTCTCTGGAAGAGATAACGTGTTGGAGGCATTAGCTCTAGCTAGAGCTAACCAAGTCCCTGGAGTAGTGGCCATTGTAGATAGGGACTCTGATCATATCTACAATCGTAGGATTGATGATCCGTGTGTGGCTGTTACAGATAAGCGTGATTTGGAAGGTATGCTTATCGCCTCACCAGCGCTCGAAAAAGTGTTTGGAGAGCATGAAGTTAGACCAACATTCGATCTCCGCCAAACCATAGCAAATGGCGCATGTCATTTAGGTTATATGCGAGCACTATGCCACGCAAACGGATGGCATGTAGATTTTAAACGGATTCGGTACAACTCTTTTTTTGATCCGAGGACAGGTGTAGTATCCAACAATCTTGTGGCATCTACTGTCCTGGGTTCAGCGGAAAATGTAGGCTTCGGAAGAAGTCCTCTAGAAATAGATGAGCTTATTCGGGGGATATCTGATGCTTCGCATGATCCGTTGCTCGTTTCGCAAGGACACGATATGGCCGCTGTTGCAGCCGAAATTCTAAAATTTTATACAGGGCGCCGCGACATAACAGCCCGGGACATGGAGTCTTTTCTAAGACTGGCTTTCGAGACTGAGCATTTCCGGACGACATCCCTGTTTGCTGCACTTTGTGAGTGGCAGGAAACTAACAAAAATTTCATCGTTCTCAAGTTGGGTTGCCCAGTTATTCGAACTTAG
- a CDS encoding AAA family ATPase, which translates to MRITEVSISKLFGIFDHTIRMALDDRITIIHAPNGYGKTTILRLLNGFFTGRFTDIESVPFDEFSILLEDSTAIRVFHLPRREKRKGDGLLVRLEREGILLDETHLRTLDPREAEFPLHAIDEFLPFLTRIGESTWRNIENGEELSFGEIFNRYEDMLPVRLTRQKTAPWLRELTQSIKIRFIESQRLSRDSRNSRGHRNSGVEPAVAFYSKQIAREMTRRLAEYAELSQSLDQTFPMRLVEHLSSGSATSMSPEELEERLGALDQKRARLREAGLLEREDVSFKVPPALQDLAQQVLPMYVSDVEKKLGVFANILEKIELFKAIVSQRFRYKTATIDKENGFTFESMGQTLSPMVLSSGEQHLLVLWSELIFMVDKGSLVLIDEPEMSLHISWQQDFLRELSAITRLSNFDALIATHSPQIINERFDLVSVLEGPEWHR; encoded by the coding sequence ATGAGAATAACTGAAGTTAGCATTTCAAAGTTATTCGGAATATTTGACCACACCATTCGAATGGCTTTGGATGATCGGATAACGATCATCCATGCACCGAACGGATATGGAAAGACGACTATTTTACGCTTGTTGAACGGGTTCTTCACCGGTCGGTTCACAGACATCGAGTCCGTGCCTTTCGATGAGTTCTCGATCTTACTTGAAGATTCAACGGCGATACGGGTGTTCCACCTACCTCGGCGAGAAAAGCGTAAAGGAGATGGGTTGCTCGTTCGTCTAGAGCGCGAAGGGATTTTGCTGGATGAAACTCACCTTCGTACTCTAGATCCACGTGAAGCCGAATTTCCCTTACATGCGATCGACGAATTTCTCCCATTTCTGACTAGGATTGGCGAATCGACTTGGCGCAATATAGAGAATGGCGAAGAACTCTCGTTTGGCGAGATTTTCAATCGCTATGAAGATATGCTCCCCGTACGACTGACAAGACAGAAAACTGCGCCATGGCTAAGAGAACTCACTCAATCTATAAAGATACGTTTTATTGAAAGTCAAAGGCTCTCAAGAGACAGTCGTAATTCGAGAGGTCACCGCAACAGTGGTGTGGAACCTGCAGTTGCTTTTTATTCCAAGCAGATAGCCCGTGAGATGACACGTAGGCTAGCTGAATATGCTGAACTCTCTCAATCTCTGGATCAGACTTTTCCAATGAGACTTGTTGAGCATTTGTCAAGTGGTAGTGCCACCTCTATGTCTCCCGAAGAGCTCGAGGAAAGATTGGGTGCACTCGATCAAAAGAGGGCGCGACTTCGAGAAGCTGGTTTACTTGAGCGCGAAGATGTCAGTTTCAAAGTCCCCCCGGCGCTTCAGGATCTAGCTCAGCAAGTGCTGCCGATGTATGTGAGTGATGTAGAGAAAAAGCTTGGTGTTTTTGCTAATATACTCGAGAAAATAGAGTTATTTAAAGCCATAGTTTCTCAACGATTTCGCTACAAGACAGCCACTATCGACAAAGAGAATGGGTTCACCTTCGAAAGTATGGGGCAGACACTCTCTCCGATGGTGTTATCGAGCGGAGAGCAACACTTACTAGTGCTCTGGTCAGAACTGATTTTCATGGTAGATAAGGGATCGCTTGTGCTCATTGATGAGCCGGAGATGTCCTTACACATCTCATGGCAGCAAGACTTCCTTAGAGAACTGTCCGCTATTACACGGCTATCAAATTTCGATGCTCTCATCGCGACGCATTCACCTCAGATTATCAATGAGCGTTTCGATCTCGTATCTGTCTTAGAAGGTCCGGAATGGCATAGATGA
- a CDS encoding NAD(P)-dependent oxidoreductase, which yields MKVVVYGAKGKSGSEIVKELVARGHQVVAVTRKAGEEPAGVTSVLDDASNPGKIAEVVKGADAVVSAIAPPADNTDVLIGLTDNLIEGVALAGGKNGGPRLLVVGGAGSLFVAPGVTLHDSGYLPEPYLPISASHIKVLGNLKKNQTIDWTYFSPAGFFEVGPRKGTFRIGKDDLIMGENGKSEISYADYAIATVNELENPQFRGQRFTAAY from the coding sequence ATGAAGGTTGTCGTTTACGGAGCAAAGGGCAAGTCGGGTTCAGAGATTGTGAAGGAGCTGGTGGCGCGCGGCCACCAGGTGGTTGCCGTAACCCGCAAGGCAGGCGAGGAGCCGGCCGGCGTCACCAGCGTGCTTGACGACGCCAGCAACCCCGGCAAGATTGCCGAAGTGGTGAAGGGCGCCGATGCCGTGGTGAGCGCCATCGCTCCCCCGGCGGACAATACCGATGTCCTGATCGGCCTGACCGACAACCTGATTGAGGGCGTTGCCCTAGCAGGCGGCAAGAACGGCGGACCCCGCCTGCTGGTGGTGGGCGGAGCAGGCAGCCTCTTCGTCGCCCCCGGCGTCACCCTGCACGACTCGGGCTACCTGCCGGAGCCGTACCTGCCGATCAGCGCGTCGCACATCAAGGTCCTCGGCAACCTGAAGAAGAACCAGACCATCGACTGGACCTACTTCTCGCCCGCCGGATTCTTCGAAGTCGGCCCCCGCAAGGGAACCTTCCGCATCGGCAAGGACGACCTGATCATGGGCGAAAACGGTAAGAGCGAGATCAGCTACGCCGACTACGCCATCGCGACGGTGAACGAGCTGGAGAACCCCCAGTTCCGCGGCCAGCGGTTTACGGCTGCTTACTAA